The DNA region TATTGAAGGCTCAATATCTTCATCAATTGATTCCAAATTCCAAAAAAAGGTCACATAGTAATAGTATTACTAGTGCTATTGATGATCAATTTCGCGATGAAACAACACATGGCGAGACATCATTGGTGCCAAATGATGTGAAAGAAGGATACTTTGCTGTTTTTTCGGTGAATCCCGAAGAGGAACCAACAAGGTTTGTGGTGGAACTGCATTGGTTAACGCATCCGTCTTTCTTGGAATTATTGAAGAAAGCTGAAGATGAATATGGATTTAGGTATGAAGGTGTTCTTGAATTCCCTTGTCGTGCCGAGGAATTGGAGAAGGTTCTTGCTACTGAATGTTCGAACAAAGTTTCACGTTGGTAGCTGGAATGATTTACTGGATGTTCGGCCAAA from Capsicum annuum cultivar UCD-10X-F1 unplaced genomic scaffold, UCD10Xv1.1 ctg34774, whole genome shotgun sequence includes:
- the LOC124891383 gene encoding auxin-responsive protein SAUR32-like, which produces SHSNSITSAIDDQFRDETTHGETSLVPNDVKEGYFAVFSVNPEEEPTRFVVELHWLTHPSFLELLKKAEDEYGFRYEGVLEFPCRAEELEKVLATECSNKVSRW